In Candidatus Omnitrophota bacterium, the genomic stretch GCGATATTGGAATTGAAGAATACCCTCCAGGGCTTCTTCACATTCATCCTCATAAAAGCCAAAGATATCGGCAAAGAGATAACCGCCTTCATGCTCCGCCTCACCGAAACCGGCAGATCGCTGTAAATATATCAGGAACCCGGGCTATTTTTGCTTGCGTTTTTTCGGCTCTGCGAAAAGAAGCATATTATAGATAACCTCGCAGGTTGCATGTTGCCTTTGTGCGTTAACCTGCGAGGTTGGTTAGTTGAACCGCGCCATTTAACCGCGTAGGTAGCGAGATAACCGCGGAGGTTATTTGAGTAAAATAACTGGCCAACCTACGCGGTTAGACATGAGACTCCGCGGTTAAGGGTAGCGAGATAATCGTAGCGAGATAACCGCGTAGGTTATTTGAGTAAAATAACTGGCCAACCTACGCGGTTAGACATGAGACTCCGCGGTTATCTACGCGCGAAGATAAAAAATTGACTTAAAGCTACCTGTCAGGTATACTTATAATGTAGCTACAAATAGAGCTACATTAGGGGGTGAAGAAAATGACACTTGCGACAGCATTATTAAGAGCTCCTAGAATAGGAGCCAGGGAGTTTCGGAACAAAGCGTGCTCGTTTATTAATATGGGCAAAGCCTATCTTATAACCGAACACGGGCATCCGGCCGGTGTGTTTCTACCGTATGGAGATGCGCTTGAGCTCGTTGACATTATAGATGAGCTTAATGACAAAAAGGCTCTTAAGATCATAGCAGAGGGTAGAAGGGCTATTCGCAAAGGCGTGCGCGGGGTACTACTTTCCGATTCGCTGAAAAAACGAGGGAAGCGTGTATAAAGTTAAGTTTCCGAACGTTTCTATCGAAAAGAAATTTTACAAAGAACTCGAAGCTATAGAGCCTAAGCATATACAAGATGAGATACTCGATGAAGCGTTAGCCCTAGCGAATGACCCGCGGCCAAAAGGCGAGCCGAAGATTAAGCCACCCATCGAGATATATAACTTTATAGCGCAATATAGGCTGACGATAGA encodes the following:
- a CDS encoding type II toxin-antitoxin system RelE/ParE family toxin, with amino-acid sequence MYKVKFPNVSIEKKFYKELEAIEPKHIQDEILDEALALANDPRPKGEPKIKPPIEIYNFIAQYRLTIENYRVLYDVDDRIKTVWILGIRKRNERTYR